The Melospiza melodia melodia isolate bMelMel2 chromosome 7, bMelMel2.pri, whole genome shotgun sequence genome has a segment encoding these proteins:
- the TIMM44 gene encoding mitochondrial import inner membrane translocase subunit TIM44, which yields MAAAGGCRKCLLSGPWLLSRRYPIPAFPRSALVRICSPALGTPQSRCYSSGGRKGFISGFVENIKQELAKNKEMKESIKKFRDEAKKLEESDALREARRKYKTIESETVKTSEVIKKKLEEITGTVKESLDEVSKSDLGRKIKEGVEEAAKTAKQSAESVTRGGEKLGRTAAFKAISQGVETVKKEIDESVLGQTGPYRRPERLRKRTEYSGERIKEQRVFEANEEAMGMVLHKDSKWYQQWKDFKDNNVVFNRFFEMKMKYDESDNAFIRASRAVTDRVTDLIGGLFSKTEMSEVLTEILRVDPSFDKDRFLKQCERDIIPNVLEALISGELDILKDWCYEATYSQLAHPIQQAKALGLQFHSRILDIDNIDLAMGKMMEQGPVLIITFQAQVVMVIKNHLGEVVEGDPDKVLRMLYVWALCRDQDELNPYMAWRLLDISSSSTEQVL from the exons ATGGCGGCGGCCGGAGGGTGCCGG AAATGTCTCCTCAGCGGGCCCTGGCTGCTCTCCCGGCGTTATCCCAtccctgccttccccaggagCGCCCTGGTCAGgatctgcagccctgccctgggcacccccCAG TCCAGATGCTACTCCtcgggaggaaggaagggattcATCTCAGGTTTTGTGGAGAACATCAAACAGGAGTTAGCCAAAAACAAAGAGATGAAGGAAAGCATAAAAAAATTCCGAGATGAAGCAAAAAAGCTGGAGGAGTCGGATGCTCTGCGGGAAGCCAGGAGGAAATAT AAAACCATTGAATCTGAAACAGTGAAGACCTCAGAAGTGATTAAAAAGAAACTTGAAGAAATAACAGGGACGGTTAAAGAG aGTTTGGACGAGGTCAGCAAGAGCGACCTGGGCAGGAAGATCAAGGAGGGGGTGGAGGAAGCTGCCAAAACAGCCAAACAGTCTGCAGAGTCTGTGACCAGGGGAGGGGAGAAGCTGGGCAGGACTGCAGCCTTCAAAGCCATCTCCCag GGAGTGGAAACTGTGAAGAAGGAAATAGATGAGAGCGTTTTGGGGCAGACTGGTCCCTACAGGCGCCCGGAGCGGCTGCGGAAGCGCACGGAATATTCCGGAGAGAGGATCAAAGAGCAGCGAGTGTTTGAAGCCAATGA GGAAGCCATGGGCATGGTGCTGCATAAAGACTCCAAGTGGTACCAGCAGTGGAAAGATTTCAAGGACAACAATGTGGTTTTCAACA GGTTCTTTGAGATGAAGATGAAGTACGACGAGAGCGACAACGCCTTCATCCGAGCGTCGCGCGCCGTCACCGACCGCGTCACCGACCTCATAg GGGGATTGTTCTCCAAGACCGAGATGTCCGAGGTGCTGACAGAGATCCTCAGGGTGGATCCCTCCTTTGACAAGGATCGCTTCCTGAAGCAGTGTGAGCGGGACATCATCCCCAACGTGCTGGAG GCTCTGATCTCGGGGGAGCTTGACATCCTCAAGGACTGGTGCTATGAGGCC ACCTACAGCCAGCTGGCCCATCCCATCCAGCAGGCCAAGGCCCTGGGGCTCCAGTTCCACTCCAGGATCCTGGACATTGACAACATCGAC CTGGCCATGGGGAAGATGATGGAGCAGGGGCCCGTGCTGATCATCACCTTCCAGGCCCAGGTGGTGATGGTGATCAAGAACCACCTGGGGGAGGTGGTGGAAGGGGACCCG GacaaggtgctgaggatgctcTACGTGTGGGCGCTGTGCCGGGACCAGGACGAGCTGAACCCCTACATGGCCTGGAGGCTGCTGGACATTTCCTCCTCCAGCACGGAGCAGGtgctctga